A stretch of Halostagnicola kamekurae DNA encodes these proteins:
- a CDS encoding HIT family protein, translated as MDQVFAPWRIEWIKRDEKNSDVDGCVFCAFPEREDDRENLLVARSEHAFVLLNNYPYSPGHVMVIPRTHTGEYADLTDEQLLDHARLKQRTFKAVETALEPDGFNAGLNLGEGAGGSIGDHLHTHIVPRWQGDTNFMPVIGDTSVIVQALEETYDQLHEAFAAQEGATVPGAGRAVVFE; from the coding sequence ATGGATCAAGTGTTCGCTCCCTGGCGAATCGAGTGGATCAAACGCGACGAGAAGAATTCCGACGTCGACGGCTGCGTCTTCTGTGCGTTTCCCGAACGCGAAGACGATCGCGAAAACCTGCTCGTCGCCCGGAGCGAACACGCGTTCGTCCTGTTGAACAACTACCCGTACAGTCCCGGTCACGTCATGGTCATTCCGCGGACGCATACAGGCGAGTACGCCGACCTCACGGACGAACAGTTGCTCGATCACGCTCGGCTCAAACAGCGGACCTTCAAGGCCGTCGAAACGGCCCTCGAGCCGGACGGCTTCAACGCCGGCCTGAACCTCGGAGAGGGCGCCGGCGGCTCGATCGGCGATCACTTACACACGCACATCGTCCCGCGCTGGCAGGGGGATACCAACTTCATGCCGGTGATCGGGGACACTTCGGTCATCGTGCAGGCGCTCGAGGAAACGTACGACCAGCTCCACGAGGCTTTCGCCGCTCAGGAGGGGGCAACAGTGCCCGGAGCGGGCCGCGCCGTCGTGTTCGAGTGA
- a CDS encoding glutathione S-transferase N-terminal domain-containing protein translates to MITLYQLEGCPYCETVDEELTSLEIPYESVWVDGLHSKRDEVKRVSGQRQVPLLVDEEYGVTMAESENILSYLECTYA, encoded by the coding sequence ATGATCACGCTGTACCAACTCGAGGGGTGTCCGTACTGCGAGACCGTCGACGAGGAGCTCACCTCGCTCGAGATCCCCTACGAGAGCGTCTGGGTCGACGGGTTACACTCGAAACGAGACGAAGTCAAACGGGTTTCCGGCCAGCGCCAGGTTCCCCTGCTCGTCGACGAGGAGTACGGCGTCACGATGGCCGAGTCGGAAAATATTCTCTCGTATCTCGAGTGCACGTACGCCTGA
- a CDS encoding tRNA (N(6)-L-threonylcarbamoyladenosine(37)-C(2))-methylthiotransferase, translating to MARYHIETYGCTSNRGESREIERRLRDAGHHQVDGPEQADVAILNTCTVVEKTERNMLRRAEELADETADLYVTGCMALAQGEAFADAGIDGEVLHWDEVPDAVTNGECPTTTPDAEPILDGVIGILPIARGCMSDCSYCITKQATGKIDSPPIEENVEKARALVHAGAKEIRITGQDTGVYGWDTGERALHTLLERICAIDGDFRVRVGMANPKGVHGIREELAEVFADNEKLYNFLHAPVQSGSDDVLGDMRRQHQVEEYVEVVETFDSALEYWTLSTDFIVGFPTETERDHEQSMALLRETRPEKLNVTRFSKRPGTDAAELKGLGGTIKKERSKAMSDLKLEIVGEAYEEMVGEIREDVLVVEDGTADSVKCRDGAYRQIIVQNADEHGIEIGDFVDLEITGQNTVYAFGEPL from the coding sequence ATGGCCCGATACCACATCGAGACGTACGGCTGTACGTCAAACCGCGGGGAGAGCCGCGAGATCGAGCGGCGACTCCGCGACGCGGGCCACCACCAGGTCGACGGTCCCGAACAGGCCGACGTCGCGATTCTCAACACCTGTACGGTCGTCGAGAAGACGGAGCGCAACATGCTCCGGCGCGCGGAAGAACTCGCCGACGAAACCGCCGACCTCTACGTCACGGGCTGTATGGCTCTCGCGCAGGGCGAGGCGTTCGCCGATGCGGGAATCGACGGCGAAGTGCTCCACTGGGACGAGGTCCCCGACGCGGTCACGAACGGGGAGTGTCCGACGACGACGCCGGACGCGGAGCCGATTCTCGATGGGGTGATCGGCATTTTGCCGATCGCTCGCGGCTGTATGTCCGACTGCTCGTACTGCATCACCAAGCAGGCGACCGGGAAGATCGACTCCCCGCCGATCGAGGAGAACGTCGAGAAAGCCCGCGCGCTCGTCCACGCCGGCGCGAAGGAGATCCGCATCACCGGTCAGGACACGGGCGTCTACGGGTGGGACACCGGCGAGCGGGCGCTTCATACGCTGCTCGAGCGGATTTGTGCCATCGACGGTGACTTCCGCGTCCGCGTGGGCATGGCGAATCCGAAGGGCGTCCACGGCATCCGCGAGGAACTCGCCGAGGTCTTCGCCGACAACGAGAAGCTCTACAACTTCCTGCACGCGCCGGTCCAATCGGGTTCAGACGACGTGCTCGGCGACATGCGACGCCAGCACCAGGTCGAAGAGTACGTAGAGGTCGTCGAAACGTTCGACTCGGCCCTCGAGTACTGGACGCTCTCGACCGACTTCATCGTCGGCTTCCCGACCGAGACCGAGCGCGACCACGAGCAGTCGATGGCGCTGCTTCGCGAGACGCGCCCCGAAAAGCTCAACGTGACCCGTTTTTCGAAGCGGCCGGGGACGGACGCAGCCGAGCTGAAGGGCCTCGGCGGTACGATCAAGAAGGAGCGTTCGAAGGCGATGAGCGATCTCAAACTCGAGATCGTCGGCGAGGCCTACGAGGAGATGGTCGGCGAGATCCGGGAGGACGTCCTCGTCGTCGAGGACGGAACCGCCGACTCGGTAAAGTGTCGGGACGGCGCGTACCGACAGATCATCGTCCAGAACGCCGACGAACACGGCATCGAAATCGGCGACTTCGTCGATCTCGAGATAACCGGTCAGAACACGGTTTATGCGTTTGGAGAGCCGCTCTAG
- a CDS encoding AI-2E family transporter, whose translation MNRRKGYLLALLLAFGYLSLRLLLPFAQYVLVAILIAYVLAPLQRRLERRVSAPIAAFSLVVLAVVAFFLPFLFVVVAIAEDAARIAENVDAERFQVADIERVLEAEFGLEVDIASTVADSGQQLGTVVLEQSTAWVSTITHALIGLGLALFLIYYLLRDGGRLYGWIREMTPLPDDVQDDLYTELNQVMRAVLLGHVLIAIVQGTIAGLGLLATGVPNAALWTVVMIVLALVPLVGAFLVWGPAVVYLLLTNEPILAVALFVYSATIVAVSDDYLRPIVVDRYADINPAVIIVGVLGGAYAFGIMGLFFGPVALGAFIAVVHVIDENYDRLERTTERRPDPETTEE comes from the coding sequence GTGAACCGGCGAAAGGGATACCTCCTCGCGCTGTTGCTCGCCTTCGGTTACCTGTCGCTCCGGCTGCTCCTCCCGTTCGCACAGTACGTTCTCGTCGCGATCTTGATCGCGTACGTCCTCGCACCCCTACAGCGTCGCCTCGAGCGGCGGGTCTCCGCGCCGATCGCCGCGTTTTCGCTCGTCGTCCTCGCAGTCGTCGCCTTCTTCCTCCCGTTCCTGTTCGTCGTGGTCGCGATCGCGGAAGACGCGGCCAGAATCGCGGAGAACGTGGACGCGGAGCGGTTTCAGGTCGCGGATATCGAGCGGGTGCTCGAGGCGGAGTTCGGCCTCGAGGTCGACATCGCCTCGACGGTCGCGGACTCGGGCCAACAGCTCGGGACGGTCGTGCTCGAGCAGTCGACGGCCTGGGTGAGCACGATCACCCACGCGTTGATCGGTCTGGGTCTCGCGCTCTTTCTCATCTACTACTTGCTCCGGGACGGCGGTCGGCTCTACGGCTGGATTCGCGAGATGACGCCGCTCCCGGACGACGTGCAGGACGACCTCTATACGGAACTGAATCAGGTTATGCGGGCCGTCCTCCTCGGACACGTGTTGATCGCGATCGTACAGGGAACCATCGCCGGGCTCGGACTGTTGGCGACCGGCGTCCCGAACGCCGCGCTCTGGACGGTGGTGATGATCGTCCTCGCGCTCGTTCCGCTGGTCGGGGCCTTCCTCGTGTGGGGGCCGGCGGTCGTCTACCTCCTGCTCACTAACGAGCCGATTTTGGCCGTCGCGCTGTTCGTCTACAGCGCGACGATCGTCGCCGTCTCCGACGATTATCTCAGACCGATCGTCGTCGACCGCTACGCGGACATCAACCCGGCCGTGATCATCGTCGGCGTGCTCGGCGGCGCTTACGCGTTCGGCATCATGGGGCTTTTCTTCGGCCCGGTCGCGCTGGGGGCGTTTATCGCCGTCGTCCACGTCATCGACGAGAACTACGACCGACTCGAGCGGACGACCGAACGGCGACCGGACCCCGAGACCACGGAAGAGTGA
- a CDS encoding TrmB family transcriptional regulator, protein MDQDGLTDLLERFGLSEKEIDTYLAILERGESKASTISDAADVSKRYVYSISEALEERGFVEVDDHAVPTVIRPVPPDEVVDRLTESVEAIEPGIRSRYTATERTGEQFEVIKSRQTVLKRIEALLSNAETEVTLSLPAEVLPQIRSALEETVDRGVLVLLLLGATERNEPDIATLTGTASTVRTWDALVPTMMTADQRHGLLAPSQLLTSSTSETKAISLRQEQLVPVFVGSFLANYWPTADERYVTTPATLPQTYDGFRNAVFQVALHEAANTTLRATVTGSPVGDRSLPAELSGTVVSVQQSLVRPVTSTIPVENSFEIDVDGERYKIGGSGAFLEDFEAESVTLEYPEE, encoded by the coding sequence ATGGATCAAGACGGGCTCACCGACCTGCTCGAGCGGTTCGGACTCTCCGAAAAGGAAATCGACACGTACCTCGCGATCCTCGAACGCGGCGAGTCGAAGGCGAGCACGATCTCGGACGCCGCTGATGTCTCCAAACGGTACGTCTACAGCATCAGCGAAGCGCTCGAGGAACGGGGGTTCGTCGAGGTCGACGACCACGCGGTGCCGACGGTCATCAGGCCCGTTCCGCCGGACGAGGTCGTCGATCGACTCACCGAGAGCGTCGAGGCGATCGAACCGGGGATCCGATCGCGTTACACCGCGACCGAGCGGACCGGCGAACAGTTCGAGGTGATTAAATCACGGCAGACGGTGTTAAAGCGGATCGAGGCGCTGCTCTCGAACGCCGAAACGGAAGTCACCCTCTCCCTGCCGGCCGAAGTGTTGCCCCAGATCCGGTCGGCGTTAGAGGAGACCGTCGATCGGGGCGTCCTCGTCTTGCTCTTGCTCGGCGCAACCGAGCGGAACGAACCGGACATCGCGACGCTCACCGGGACGGCGAGTACGGTCCGAACCTGGGACGCGCTGGTTCCGACGATGATGACGGCGGACCAGCGCCACGGGCTGCTCGCGCCGAGTCAGTTGCTGACGAGTTCGACCAGCGAGACGAAGGCGATCTCCCTGCGTCAGGAACAGCTCGTGCCGGTCTTCGTCGGGTCGTTTCTGGCGAACTACTGGCCGACCGCGGACGAACGCTACGTGACCACGCCGGCGACGCTCCCGCAGACCTACGACGGCTTTCGGAACGCGGTGTTTCAGGTCGCGCTCCACGAGGCCGCAAACACTACGCTCCGGGCGACGGTCACTGGCTCGCCCGTCGGCGATCGGTCGCTTCCCGCGGAGCTCTCGGGAACCGTCGTCTCCGTCCAGCAGAGTCTCGTCCGGCCGGTCACCTCGACGATCCCTGTCGAGAACTCATTCGAGATCGACGTCGACGGCGAGCGGTACAAAATAGGCGGCAGCGGCGCGTTCCTCGAGGACTTCGAGGCCGAGTCGGTCACCCTCGAGTACCCAGAGGAGTGA
- a CDS encoding glucan 1,4-alpha-glucosidase: protein MTIHSALNDFKRVRGSDRLFAGERRSTTGFFTGLEDRLVHVSPDGAIGDYSYPLSGLVGVDRSRFGVEIDGTVRWFDDGDQRYVEGTAAVETVHRVAGRRLVQYDLAIGRLHLTHFVLEDGTGETERGSLDRSDAPSDFGSDAGTPTIQACFGFAPEGRTGRVGQLRHDGIVEVHHDSERDLLAASTDFEVTSQMPETFDELLEAGPTALPRSSDDGRYEDGRLSPIILASVELEGATPRTTIATLLTDAEACDRADALDRVRAGPLDHPTRDSLLEAGRTQTRRLGLDRFRRSETAPAGAFEDLRALQLLRASSGSRIAGPEFDPYYRYSGGYGYTWFRDDAEISRFLLAADRRAELGLEDWHEASARFYTDTQRSDGTWPHRVWPHSGRLAPGWANGRLERGSGTSEYQADQTASVVAYLATYLRVVDPSAEYVRESLLAAKDGLDASLEDDGLPTRVQNAWENMTGRFTHTAATFLEAYAALARAPLPERIGDDAAERARAVYDALETLWVPDRGIYALRLDGDVLDDRLDGSTFALASAHAEYDRLEGGVDDERLDRLVSHHETTIEGLARDPDGPVTGLARFESDPWRVRDQDDPKIWTVTTAWGAHAAVELESLLSDRDHAAAANFGDRAATLLEAVGPDGSLRRSGGYLPEQVFDDGIADSAMPLGWPHALRLATATALDE, encoded by the coding sequence ATGACAATACATTCCGCCCTGAACGACTTCAAGCGCGTTCGGGGGAGCGATCGCCTGTTCGCCGGCGAGCGTCGGTCGACGACGGGTTTTTTCACCGGGCTCGAGGATCGCCTCGTTCACGTCTCGCCCGACGGCGCGATCGGCGACTACTCCTACCCGCTCTCGGGACTGGTCGGCGTCGATCGATCGCGCTTTGGCGTCGAGATCGACGGGACCGTCCGTTGGTTCGACGATGGCGACCAGCGCTACGTCGAGGGGACTGCAGCGGTCGAAACGGTCCACCGCGTCGCCGGGCGACGACTCGTGCAGTACGATCTCGCGATCGGCCGACTCCACCTCACTCACTTCGTGCTCGAGGACGGGACCGGCGAAACCGAACGTGGCTCTCTGGATCGATCCGACGCGCCGTCGGACTTCGGCTCCGACGCCGGAACGCCGACGATACAGGCCTGTTTCGGGTTCGCACCCGAAGGGCGGACCGGACGGGTCGGACAGCTTCGCCACGACGGGATCGTCGAAGTTCATCACGACAGCGAACGGGACCTCCTCGCCGCGTCGACCGATTTCGAGGTGACGAGCCAGATGCCGGAGACGTTCGACGAACTGCTCGAAGCGGGGCCGACGGCGCTCCCCCGAAGTTCGGACGACGGTCGCTACGAGGACGGCCGTCTCAGCCCGATAATCCTGGCGTCGGTCGAACTCGAGGGGGCAACCCCACGTACAACGATCGCGACGCTGTTGACCGACGCCGAAGCGTGCGACCGCGCCGACGCGCTCGATCGGGTCCGGGCGGGGCCGCTCGACCACCCGACCCGCGACTCGCTGCTCGAGGCCGGTCGAACGCAGACGCGGCGTCTCGGACTCGATCGCTTCCGTCGGTCCGAGACCGCTCCGGCGGGTGCGTTCGAGGACCTCCGCGCCCTCCAGTTGTTGCGCGCTTCGAGCGGCTCTCGAATCGCGGGTCCCGAGTTCGACCCGTACTACCGCTACTCGGGGGGGTACGGCTACACGTGGTTCCGGGACGACGCCGAGATCTCGCGGTTCCTTCTCGCGGCCGACCGGCGGGCCGAACTCGGTCTCGAGGACTGGCACGAGGCAAGCGCCCGGTTTTACACAGACACCCAGCGGTCGGACGGGACCTGGCCCCACCGGGTGTGGCCCCACAGCGGTCGCCTCGCCCCGGGCTGGGCGAACGGCCGCCTCGAACGTGGGTCCGGGACCTCGGAGTACCAGGCCGACCAGACCGCGAGCGTCGTGGCCTACCTCGCGACTTACCTCCGGGTCGTCGACCCGTCCGCCGAGTACGTCCGTGAGTCCCTGCTCGCGGCGAAAGACGGACTCGACGCCTCCCTCGAGGACGACGGACTGCCGACCCGCGTCCAGAACGCCTGGGAGAACATGACCGGGCGCTTTACCCACACCGCGGCGACGTTTCTCGAGGCCTACGCGGCCCTGGCTCGTGCGCCCCTCCCCGAGCGCATCGGCGACGACGCCGCCGAGCGCGCCCGCGCGGTCTACGACGCGCTCGAGACGCTTTGGGTGCCCGACCGGGGAATCTACGCACTCCGACTCGACGGCGACGTGCTCGACGACCGACTGGACGGCAGCACGTTCGCGCTCGCCTCGGCCCACGCCGAGTACGACCGACTCGAGGGCGGCGTCGACGACGAGCGACTCGATCGGTTGGTCTCCCACCACGAAACGACGATCGAGGGACTCGCGCGCGACCCCGATGGCCCGGTCACGGGGCTTGCCCGGTTCGAGAGCGATCCCTGGCGGGTTCGCGACCAAGACGACCCGAAAATCTGGACCGTGACGACCGCGTGGGGCGCGCACGCGGCGGTCGAACTCGAGTCGTTGCTCTCGGATCGCGACCACGCAGCGGCCGCAAACTTCGGCGACCGAGCGGCGACCCTCCTCGAAGCGGTGGGTCCTGACGGCTCGCTTCGGCGATCTGGCGGCTACCTCCCCGAACAGGTGTTCGACGACGGAATCGCGGATAGCGCGATGCCGCTTGGCTGGCCCCACGCCTTGCGACTCGCGACCGCGACGGCGCTCGACGAATAG
- a CDS encoding ABC transporter ATP-binding protein → MAHVRVESLRKEYDVGTVVAVDDLNLEIEDGEFVTVVGPSGCGKTTTLRMLAGLEEPTSGTISIGGEDVTDVHAKNRDVAMVFQNYALYPHKTVFENMAFGLRMSTDMSADERERRVTETAEMMDIEGLLEDKPDQLSGGQKQRVALGRAIVREPDVFLFDEPLSNLDAKLRTSMRAEIQRLQNELGITAVYVTHDQHEAMTMGDRIVILDGGELQQVGKPTRVYENPANEFVGGFIGSPSMNFLEVDVDDSGDGVNLTGLEAEFDFELSGSYVDRHAGSLEGGRYTLGIRPESVEFVDGARNSITGRVSVVEPVGSDNYLHLDLGGEFVARVSPAIEPQPGDDVTLTFDESAIHLFDPETGRDVFGSAEEPPAMTTS, encoded by the coding sequence ATGGCACACGTCAGAGTCGAATCACTCCGAAAGGAGTACGACGTCGGAACGGTCGTCGCCGTCGACGACCTGAACCTCGAGATCGAAGACGGCGAGTTCGTCACCGTCGTCGGACCGTCGGGTTGCGGGAAAACGACGACGCTCCGGATGTTAGCCGGGCTCGAAGAACCCACGTCGGGGACGATCTCCATCGGCGGCGAGGACGTCACCGACGTCCACGCGAAGAACCGCGACGTCGCGATGGTGTTCCAGAACTACGCGCTCTATCCGCACAAGACCGTCTTCGAGAACATGGCGTTCGGGCTTCGAATGAGCACCGACATGAGCGCGGACGAACGCGAGCGACGGGTGACCGAGACGGCCGAGATGATGGACATCGAGGGGCTGCTCGAGGACAAACCCGACCAGCTCTCGGGCGGGCAGAAACAGCGCGTCGCGCTCGGGCGGGCGATCGTTCGCGAACCCGACGTGTTCCTCTTCGACGAACCGCTCTCGAACCTCGACGCGAAGCTCCGGACCTCGATGCGCGCGGAGATCCAGCGCCTCCAGAACGAGCTGGGCATCACGGCGGTATACGTCACCCACGACCAGCACGAGGCCATGACGATGGGCGATCGGATCGTCATCCTCGACGGCGGCGAGTTACAGCAGGTGGGCAAACCGACCCGCGTCTACGAGAACCCGGCCAACGAGTTCGTCGGCGGGTTCATCGGCTCGCCCTCGATGAACTTCCTCGAGGTCGACGTCGACGACAGCGGAGATGGCGTCAACCTGACGGGCCTCGAAGCGGAGTTCGACTTCGAACTCTCCGGATCCTACGTGGATCGACACGCCGGGTCGCTCGAGGGAGGTCGGTACACGCTGGGTATCAGGCCGGAGAGCGTCGAGTTCGTCGACGGCGCGCGGAACTCGATCACCGGTCGCGTCTCGGTCGTCGAACCGGTCGGCTCCGACAACTACCTGCACCTCGATCTCGGGGGCGAGTTCGTCGCCCGCGTCAGTCCAGCGATCGAACCACAGCCCGGCGACGACGTGACATTGACGTTCGACGAATCAGCTATTCATCTCTTCGATCCGGAAACCGGACGAGACGTTTTCGGTTCAGCCGAAGAACCGCCGGCGATGACGACCTCCTGA
- a CDS encoding extracellular solute-binding protein — protein sequence MERRQLLTGIGGLAATSAAGCLDRITGARQGTTAWYDFTDAQERAFERALEEFNDGRDDPLNAEAPAEMEKELETALPAEQGPETFNWAHDWIGRYHEQEFVYDASDDLEIDLEETYTENALEAVQWEGAVYGLPFAIETVSLMYNPEYVDEPPETLSDMVAIMEEHHDPANNRYGLSMPAVDPYFPSAWLQAFGGSLFDTESEELRIEDDAFVEGVELLEESIWPYVPDDPGYASQIPVFSDGNAPFAINGPWELEGFREAGVDAQVAPLPDVEGGSPTPFTGVKVWYFTSQLESADETALETTIEWAEWYTTNEQAIIDNAEIQGLIPVHQDYAGNEDADLGEDVQTFAETVEMGTPLPTHPKVDQIWDPLESGLERVFNGDESAAQAMESTAQNIRDRWE from the coding sequence ATGGAACGCAGACAGTTGCTCACGGGGATCGGCGGGCTGGCAGCGACGAGCGCTGCCGGCTGTCTGGATCGAATCACGGGGGCACGGCAGGGGACGACCGCCTGGTACGATTTCACCGATGCACAGGAACGCGCGTTCGAACGCGCACTGGAGGAGTTCAACGACGGTCGCGACGATCCGCTCAACGCGGAGGCTCCCGCCGAGATGGAAAAAGAACTCGAGACGGCGCTGCCGGCCGAACAGGGGCCGGAGACGTTCAACTGGGCCCACGACTGGATCGGCCGGTACCACGAACAGGAGTTCGTCTACGACGCATCCGACGACCTCGAGATCGATCTCGAGGAGACCTATACCGAGAACGCACTCGAGGCGGTTCAGTGGGAGGGCGCGGTGTACGGGCTCCCGTTCGCGATCGAGACGGTTTCGCTGATGTACAATCCCGAGTACGTCGACGAACCGCCGGAAACCCTCTCGGATATGGTCGCGATCATGGAGGAACACCACGATCCGGCAAACAACCGATACGGGCTCTCGATGCCGGCGGTCGACCCGTACTTCCCGAGCGCGTGGCTGCAGGCGTTCGGCGGTTCGCTCTTCGACACGGAGTCCGAGGAACTCCGCATCGAAGACGACGCGTTCGTCGAGGGCGTCGAACTCCTCGAGGAGTCGATCTGGCCGTACGTGCCTGACGACCCCGGCTACGCCAGCCAGATTCCGGTTTTCTCCGACGGAAACGCGCCGTTCGCGATCAACGGCCCCTGGGAACTCGAAGGGTTCCGCGAAGCCGGCGTCGACGCGCAGGTCGCGCCGCTGCCGGACGTGGAGGGCGGGAGCCCGACGCCGTTTACCGGCGTGAAGGTCTGGTACTTCACGTCCCAACTCGAGTCGGCCGACGAGACTGCACTCGAGACGACCATCGAGTGGGCCGAGTGGTACACGACCAACGAGCAGGCGATTATCGACAACGCCGAGATTCAGGGGCTGATCCCCGTCCATCAGGACTACGCCGGGAACGAGGACGCCGACCTGGGTGAGGACGTCCAGACCTTCGCCGAAACGGTCGAGATGGGGACGCCGCTGCCGACGCATCCGAAGGTCGACCAGATCTGGGACCCGCTCGAGTCGGGCCTCGAGCGCGTCTTCAACGGCGACGAAAGCGCAGCACAGGCGATGGAATCGACCGCGCAGAATATTCGCGACCGCTGGGAGTAA
- a CDS encoding carbohydrate ABC transporter permease, which translates to MSSSLRTRVVGHGRDRLPFDVDSIGLTGLLLVAPGAVLFLSFMLFPIAFLVYLSVTDATHAGTVLGGEASFVGLENYAELFTDPQFWQSFGVTWLFLAVSLSIKVVLATGLAMVLTHARVLGKRFMRALVIVPMGFPAIFVITVWEGMFSGARYGPLNQMVGTYNSIVSGFVVVLDSLLFFVTISAPDLLLADLPIQWLGGRWSAFAAYVITEVWLAYPFMVIIIVSALQDVPMDLHDAAKVDGAGYLRRFTNVTLPAIKRPVLFASILTAATSFQQFLIPFIFNSGGPSRQNELLILYGYREAIELHEYAFASAIMVTAIAFIGMFMWLAVKKGNLAEGIDSA; encoded by the coding sequence ATGTCTTCATCACTCCGAACCCGCGTCGTCGGTCACGGACGCGACCGGTTGCCGTTCGACGTCGATTCCATCGGACTCACCGGACTCCTGCTCGTCGCACCCGGCGCAGTGTTGTTCCTCTCGTTCATGTTGTTTCCGATCGCGTTTCTCGTCTACCTCTCGGTTACTGACGCGACCCACGCAGGGACGGTACTCGGCGGGGAGGCGTCGTTCGTCGGCCTCGAGAATTACGCCGAACTGTTCACCGATCCGCAGTTCTGGCAGTCGTTCGGCGTCACGTGGCTGTTCTTGGCCGTGAGCCTCTCGATCAAGGTCGTGCTTGCGACCGGCCTCGCAATGGTCCTGACCCACGCTCGAGTGCTCGGCAAGCGGTTCATGCGTGCACTCGTGATCGTCCCGATGGGGTTCCCGGCGATTTTCGTGATCACCGTCTGGGAGGGGATGTTCAGCGGCGCGCGGTACGGCCCGCTGAACCAGATGGTCGGAACGTACAACTCGATCGTGTCGGGGTTCGTCGTCGTTCTCGATAGCCTCCTGTTTTTCGTGACGATTTCTGCGCCCGACCTGCTGCTCGCGGATCTCCCGATCCAGTGGCTCGGGGGGCGCTGGAGCGCGTTCGCCGCCTACGTCATCACCGAAGTCTGGCTGGCCTATCCGTTCATGGTTATCATCATCGTCAGCGCGCTCCAGGACGTGCCGATGGATCTCCACGACGCGGCGAAGGTCGACGGCGCGGGCTATCTGCGGCGGTTCACCAACGTGACGCTCCCGGCGATCAAACGCCCGGTGCTGTTCGCGTCGATCCTGACCGCCGCGACCTCGTTCCAGCAGTTCCTAATTCCGTTTATCTTCAACAGTGGCGGTCCGTCGCGACAGAACGAGCTGCTGATCCTCTACGGCTATCGCGAGGCGATCGAACTCCACGAGTACGCGTTCGCCTCGGCGATCATGGTCACCGCGATCGCCTTCATTGGCATGTTCATGTGGCTCGCCGTCAAGAAAGGAAACCTCGCGGAGGGCATCGATTCTGCATGA
- a CDS encoding sugar ABC transporter permease: protein MSRLTHYTTSIGRWTVRKLTWPRRAAAAARLTIEQVRTGRRTVRDVAKTGVGTVGATALLLVLLFPVYWVFAASLSQGSGLMSSQGIFADPTSYNLEAYRWVLFESDFTYAAVNSLIVVSITVLVSMSVIIPGAYALSRREFLGRRGILYGYVLFTQVGAGLSIATLIALYALFVNLGLDNNLLVLGVFYAAGAIPFNTWLLKTFMDNIPVSYEEAAIVDGASQWQVIREIILPLSKPGIAVVLVFTFLAGWNEFVIAQTLLQSHNYTLSVELYALIAGGGYETPWTEFSAFAILFALPVAIIYFLAQSYVEDGLSFGGMSG, encoded by the coding sequence ATGAGTCGTCTCACACACTACACCACGTCGATCGGTCGGTGGACAGTTCGGAAACTAACCTGGCCCCGGCGGGCCGCAGCCGCCGCCCGGTTGACGATCGAACAGGTCAGAACCGGCCGGCGAACCGTCCGTGACGTCGCCAAAACCGGCGTCGGCACGGTCGGTGCGACCGCGTTGCTTCTGGTCCTGCTGTTCCCGGTTTACTGGGTCTTCGCCGCGTCGCTCTCGCAGGGCTCCGGCCTGATGAGCTCCCAGGGGATCTTCGCCGATCCGACCTCGTACAACCTCGAGGCATACCGCTGGGTGCTCTTCGAATCGGACTTCACCTACGCGGCCGTCAACAGCCTCATCGTCGTCTCGATCACGGTGTTGGTTTCGATGTCGGTGATAATCCCCGGCGCGTACGCGCTCTCGCGTCGGGAGTTTCTCGGCCGTCGGGGGATTCTCTACGGCTACGTGCTGTTCACGCAGGTCGGGGCCGGGCTGTCGATCGCGACCCTGATCGCGCTGTACGCGCTGTTCGTCAACCTCGGGCTGGACAACAACCTGCTTGTCCTCGGGGTATTCTACGCCGCGGGCGCGATCCCGTTCAACACCTGGTTGCTCAAGACGTTCATGGACAACATCCCGGTTTCCTACGAGGAGGCCGCGATCGTCGACGGCGCGAGCCAGTGGCAGGTCATCCGCGAGATCATCCTGCCGCTTTCGAAACCCGGCATCGCGGTCGTGCTCGTCTTCACGTTCCTGGCGGGCTGGAACGAGTTCGTCATCGCACAGACGCTGCTCCAGTCGCACAACTACACGCTCTCGGTCGAACTCTACGCGCTCATCGCGGGCGGCGGCTACGAAACGCCGTGGACGGAGTTCTCGGCCTTCGCGATCCTCTTTGCCCTCCCCGTCGCGATCATCTACTTCCTCGCCCAGAGCTACGTCGAGGACGGACTCTCCTTCGGCGGGATGAGCGGCTAA